The following are encoded in a window of Solidesulfovibrio magneticus RS-1 genomic DNA:
- a CDS encoding cyclic nucleotide-binding domain-containing protein, whose amino-acid sequence MNGEALKKAALFAGLSDDERDRLMPAFAPLSLAAGQAVIVEGQPGDDMFLLTSGRVRVSKAMLLKGIVAPGLDGTAAEKTLVELSDAQSPFFGEMALLDRDIRSATVTCLTDCRFLRIDRDAFFACLQAHPALGVKLLTALAKRLAGLVRKNNVEVVKLTTALALVLSRRGAERR is encoded by the coding sequence GTGAACGGCGAGGCCCTGAAAAAAGCCGCCCTGTTCGCCGGCCTCAGCGACGACGAACGCGACCGGCTCATGCCGGCGTTTGCGCCCCTGTCCCTGGCCGCCGGCCAGGCGGTCATCGTTGAAGGGCAGCCCGGAGACGACATGTTTTTGCTCACCTCCGGCCGGGTGCGTGTGAGCAAGGCCATGTTGCTTAAGGGCATCGTCGCCCCGGGACTGGACGGCACGGCTGCCGAAAAGACCCTGGTGGAGCTTTCCGACGCCCAAAGCCCCTTTTTCGGCGAGATGGCGCTGCTGGACCGCGATATCCGCTCGGCCACCGTCACCTGCCTGACCGACTGCCGCTTTTTGCGCATCGACCGCGACGCCTTTTTCGCTTGCCTCCAGGCCCATCCGGCCCTGGGCGTCAAGCTGCTCACGGCCCTGGCCAAACGCCTGGCTGGACTCGTGCGCAAAAACAACGTCGAAGTGGTCAAGCTCACCACCGCCCTGGCCCTGGTTTTAAGCCGGCGGGGGGCGGAGAGAAGGTAG
- a CDS encoding 4Fe-4S dicluster domain-containing protein: MAAVKYIPREKLPEWLKALAAQSRVLVPVEEGGSVVFRQYDPARAPVFGSDATAPPKGAVFPASQELFSYAYGKEGEDHAPTLKLDPKTEAQPTVVFGSKPCGARGFLIFDRVYMGKKFPDPYYIAAREATVFVTMACATVENTCFCHWVGSGPADAAGSDVLLTPVEGGYTVEAVSEKGAKFLDNPALTDGAAKAAEAEAVKKASRDALGEAPDIASSPAALLALFDDQEFWRDQSDKCVSCGACTYLCPTCYCFSITDEGTGTAGRRMRSWDACMHFQFTLEASGHNPRPTKAHRLKNRVGHKFSYYPTLHDGLIACCGCGRCVKSCPVSVDIREIVQNAVAKAKG; the protein is encoded by the coding sequence ATGGCCGCCGTCAAATACATCCCCCGGGAGAAACTCCCCGAGTGGCTCAAGGCCCTGGCCGCCCAAAGCCGGGTGCTCGTCCCCGTCGAGGAAGGCGGCAGCGTGGTGTTCCGGCAATACGACCCGGCCCGCGCTCCGGTCTTCGGTTCCGACGCCACGGCCCCGCCCAAGGGCGCGGTCTTCCCGGCCAGCCAGGAGCTTTTCAGCTACGCCTACGGCAAGGAAGGCGAGGACCACGCCCCGACCCTCAAACTTGATCCCAAGACCGAAGCCCAGCCCACGGTGGTCTTCGGCTCCAAGCCCTGCGGCGCGCGCGGATTTCTCATCTTCGACCGCGTCTACATGGGCAAGAAGTTCCCGGACCCGTATTACATCGCCGCCCGTGAAGCCACGGTGTTCGTGACCATGGCCTGCGCCACGGTGGAGAACACCTGCTTTTGCCACTGGGTCGGCTCCGGACCGGCCGACGCGGCCGGCTCGGACGTGCTTTTAACCCCGGTCGAAGGCGGCTACACCGTCGAGGCCGTGAGCGAGAAGGGCGCGAAGTTCCTGGACAACCCGGCCCTGACCGACGGCGCGGCCAAGGCCGCCGAGGCCGAGGCCGTGAAAAAGGCCAGCCGCGACGCCCTGGGCGAAGCCCCGGACATCGCCTCCTCGCCGGCGGCGCTTTTGGCGCTGTTTGACGACCAGGAGTTCTGGCGCGACCAGTCCGACAAGTGCGTGAGCTGCGGGGCCTGCACCTACCTGTGCCCCACCTGCTACTGCTTCTCCATCACCGACGAAGGCACGGGCACGGCCGGCCGGCGGATGCGCTCCTGGGACGCCTGCATGCACTTCCAGTTCACCCTGGAAGCCTCGGGCCACAACCCGCGCCCGACCAAGGCCCACCGCCTCAAAAACCGCGTCGGCCACAAGTTCAGCTACTACCCGACCCTGCACGACGGGCTTATCGCCTGCTGCGGCTGCGGGCGCTGCGTGAAAAGCTGCCCGGTCTCGGTGGACATCCGCGAGATCGTGCAAAACGCCGTGGCCAAGGCCAAGGGCTAG
- a CDS encoding FAD/NAD(P)-binding protein: MTDPFNPYLPEVATILETVQETHNIMTFRVRFDDEAKMKAFTFEPGQVGQLSAPGIGESTFVINSPPTRMDYLQFSVMRAGEVTAKLHTLTAGDKIGVRAPLGNSFPVADMKGKDIVFVGGGIGMAPLRTLFLYMLDNRADFGKIRLLYGARSPLDMAFSAELPEWTGRSDIETTLTIDREAEGWQHKVGLIPNVLLEMAPAADNCVAITCGPPIMIKFTLEALKKLGFADEQIVTTLEKRMKCGIGICGRCNIGTSYVCVDGPVYTYAQLKQLPNEL, from the coding sequence ATGACCGATCCATTCAATCCCTATCTGCCGGAAGTGGCCACCATCCTGGAGACCGTCCAGGAGACCCACAACATCATGACCTTCCGGGTGCGTTTCGACGACGAAGCCAAGATGAAGGCCTTCACCTTCGAGCCGGGCCAGGTGGGCCAGCTGTCTGCCCCGGGCATCGGCGAGTCGACCTTCGTCATCAACTCGCCCCCCACCCGCATGGACTACCTCCAGTTCTCGGTCATGCGGGCCGGCGAAGTGACGGCCAAGCTGCACACGCTCACGGCCGGCGACAAGATCGGCGTGCGCGCGCCCCTGGGGAATTCCTTCCCCGTGGCCGACATGAAGGGCAAGGACATCGTGTTCGTCGGCGGCGGCATCGGCATGGCCCCGCTGCGCACGCTCTTCCTCTACATGCTCGACAACCGGGCCGACTTCGGCAAGATCCGCCTGCTCTACGGCGCGCGTTCGCCCCTGGACATGGCCTTCTCCGCCGAGCTGCCCGAGTGGACCGGACGCAGCGACATCGAAACCACGCTGACCATCGACCGCGAGGCCGAGGGCTGGCAGCACAAGGTGGGCCTTATCCCCAACGTGCTGCTGGAAATGGCCCCGGCGGCCGACAACTGCGTGGCCATCACCTGCGGCCCGCCCATCATGATCAAGTTCACCCTGGAAGCCCTCAAAAAGCTGGGCTTTGCCGATGAACAGATCGTGACCACGCTGGAAAAGCGCATGAAGTGCGGCATCGGCATCTGCGGCCGCTGCAACATCGGCACCAGCTACGTCTGCGTGGACGGCCCGGTGTACACCTACGCCCAGCTCAAACAGCTCCCCAACGAGTTGTAA
- a CDS encoding 4Fe-4S dicluster domain-containing protein, whose translation MSRLDALKTRIKEALPGLECVIGWQKGYDALHNTPLFIRGEADVDKLEWGALNVHNPAVYLPSFAGKKVGVVVKGCDSRSVVELLQEKLIDRDNVVIFSAGCDGVVDIAKVRAKLAAAGLNAGNAEKVAVDGKTVTVTAAGKAVSMPMAEVAADKCLRCQFPNAVLADAFVGDPAPQVQAAPAADADLAALDAMSVPERMAFWRYHMDRCIRCYACRNACPMCVCRDHCIAQSREPHWLSQEDSVTEKLMFQVVHAMHLAGRCTECGECQRACPMDIPVLALKKHLNRTIHDLFNYQAGVDVAAIPPLLQFKLEEDNIKERSW comes from the coding sequence GTGTCGCGGCTTGACGCTCTCAAAACCCGCATCAAGGAGGCTTTGCCCGGCCTTGAATGCGTCATCGGTTGGCAGAAAGGCTACGACGCCCTGCACAACACGCCGCTTTTCATCCGCGGCGAGGCCGACGTGGACAAGCTGGAGTGGGGGGCGCTCAACGTCCACAATCCGGCCGTCTACCTGCCGAGCTTTGCCGGCAAGAAGGTCGGCGTGGTGGTCAAGGGCTGCGACTCCCGCTCGGTGGTCGAACTGCTCCAGGAAAAACTCATTGACCGCGACAACGTCGTGATCTTCTCCGCCGGCTGCGACGGCGTGGTGGACATCGCCAAGGTGCGGGCCAAGCTGGCTGCCGCCGGATTAAACGCCGGCAACGCCGAAAAGGTGGCCGTGGACGGCAAGACCGTCACCGTCACCGCCGCCGGCAAGGCCGTGTCCATGCCCATGGCCGAGGTGGCCGCCGACAAGTGCCTGCGCTGCCAGTTCCCCAACGCCGTGCTGGCCGACGCCTTTGTGGGCGACCCGGCTCCCCAGGTCCAGGCCGCGCCGGCCGCCGACGCCGACCTGGCCGCCCTGGACGCCATGAGCGTGCCCGAGCGCATGGCTTTCTGGCGCTACCACATGGACCGCTGCATCCGCTGCTACGCCTGCCGCAACGCCTGCCCCATGTGCGTGTGCCGCGACCACTGCATCGCCCAGAGCCGCGAGCCTCACTGGCTGAGCCAGGAAGACTCGGTGACGGAAAAGCTGATGTTCCAGGTGGTCCACGCCATGCACCTGGCCGGCCGGTGCACGGAATGCGGCGAATGCCAGCGGGCCTGCCCCATGGATATCCCGGTTCTGGCGCTCAAGAAGCACCTCAACCGCACCATCCACGACCTGTTTAATTACCAGGCCGGTGTTGACGTTGCCGCGATCCCGCCGCTTTTGCAGTTTAAGCTCGAGGAAGACAACATCAAGGAGCGAAGCTGGTAA
- a CDS encoding HdeA/HdeB family chaperone: protein MHTLRACALALVLCLAAAAPALAKKQQQPQNIDFGAVTCKEFIAEIAAGDEESAGIILMWIDGYLSGVSGDAVLNWKNLEAFSGSLMEACAKKPGKKVLDVAKDIGIN from the coding sequence ATGCATACCCTTCGCGCCTGCGCTCTTGCCTTGGTCCTGTGTCTGGCGGCCGCTGCCCCGGCCTTGGCCAAGAAACAGCAACAACCCCAGAACATCGACTTCGGGGCCGTCACCTGCAAGGAATTTATCGCCGAGATCGCCGCCGGCGACGAGGAATCAGCCGGCATCATCCTCATGTGGATCGACGGCTATTTGAGCGGCGTCTCCGGTGACGCCGTGCTCAACTGGAAGAATCTGGAAGCCTTCTCCGGTTCCCTCATGGAAGCCTGCGCCAAAAAACCCGGCAAGAAGGTTCTGGATGTGGCCAAGGACATCGGCATCAACTGA
- a CDS encoding potassium channel family protein — MNAPAAFLRHLFASTLATATALVAAILLLASLGFYFVELRDTPGRTLFDALWWAMTTLSTVGYGDIVPTTVPGRLIGMGIMGAGIGIMAALTGNLASALIERRNRKRLGLLPVKTAGHSIVLGYNAHAPGLVKALAAAAPPTRGPAVALVAPLTPEAFAELAADLDLEERLTFCRGNPAQETVVARAAPAAARAAYILSQDGLSPEEADQQTLLTALTFRGLAPKVQLYAEALLETNRKHLARAGVDVTLVRGDLAERALETMGEHPALWHFLERLLGTSGHRAMRARAMSHDEKALRWSALVGHALAAGDGLPVAVFRLRRDITIKELLDADSALDQFILEMFAAYGQEGRLGRQGPAVAVNPGDGLDLADFDGLILLETQAPPAKAHAPAGDGEQP, encoded by the coding sequence GTGAACGCCCCCGCCGCCTTTCTGCGCCATCTGTTCGCCTCCACCCTGGCCACGGCCACGGCCCTGGTGGCCGCCATCCTGCTGTTGGCCAGCCTGGGGTTCTATTTCGTCGAACTGCGCGACACCCCCGGCCGGACCCTGTTCGACGCCCTGTGGTGGGCCATGACCACCCTGTCCACCGTGGGCTACGGCGACATCGTGCCGACCACCGTGCCAGGCAGGCTCATCGGCATGGGCATCATGGGCGCGGGTATCGGCATCATGGCCGCCCTGACCGGCAACCTGGCCTCGGCGCTCATTGAACGCCGCAACCGCAAACGCCTGGGGTTACTGCCCGTGAAAACCGCCGGACACAGCATCGTGCTGGGCTACAACGCCCATGCTCCGGGGCTCGTCAAGGCCCTGGCCGCCGCAGCGCCGCCCACACGCGGCCCGGCCGTGGCCCTGGTCGCCCCGCTGACTCCCGAAGCTTTTGCCGAACTGGCCGCCGACCTCGACCTGGAGGAACGCCTGACCTTTTGCCGGGGCAACCCGGCCCAGGAGACCGTCGTGGCCCGGGCCGCCCCGGCCGCCGCCCGGGCCGCCTACATCCTGTCCCAGGACGGGCTGTCGCCGGAGGAAGCCGACCAGCAAACGCTCCTCACCGCGCTCACCTTCCGCGGCCTGGCCCCCAAGGTCCAGCTCTATGCCGAGGCCCTGCTTGAAACCAACCGCAAGCACCTGGCCCGGGCCGGCGTGGACGTGACCCTGGTGCGCGGCGATCTGGCCGAGCGCGCCCTGGAAACCATGGGCGAGCACCCGGCCCTGTGGCATTTTCTCGAACGCCTGCTCGGCACGTCCGGCCATCGGGCCATGCGCGCCCGGGCCATGAGCCACGACGAAAAGGCCCTGCGCTGGTCGGCCCTGGTCGGCCATGCCCTGGCCGCTGGCGACGGCCTGCCCGTGGCCGTTTTTCGCCTGCGCCGCGACATCACCATCAAGGAGCTCCTGGACGCCGATTCGGCCCTGGACCAGTTCATCCTGGAAATGTTCGCCGCCTACGGCCAGGAAGGCCGCCTGGGCCGCCAGGGGCCGGCCGTGGCCGTCAATCCCGGCGACGGCCTGGATCTGGCCGATTTCGACGGCCTGATCCTGCTCGAAACCCAGGCTCCGCCGGCCAAGGCCCACGCCCCGGCCGGCGACGGAGAACAGCCGTGA
- a CDS encoding sigma-54-dependent transcriptional regulator: protein MNSAYSVLVVDDEPSIGKLLLKELTTPARAVHVAASAREARELLAKNEYEVAVLDIRLPDANGLDLMVELRQRQEDLETILITGHGAIDTAVEAMKLGAFDYVTKPFNLAELELLIERAYQRTYLRRENRRLRHFQGQTPPVQLVGNSPAIKQVRYLIEKVAPTEVPVLITGESGAGKEVAAHLIQTLSKRADKPFFIKNCATLQKELARSELFGHLRGSFTGAVENSEGFMAFANKGTLFLDEIGELPIEVQAALLRVLENKTYRRVGEKEERRVDIRLIFATNRELVREVAEGRFHEALFHRINVFNIEMPSLRERREDIPLLVEFFLSRLTAGQAPFRISDRAMKCLTSYDWPGNVRELRNVMERSIILSENSLITEHALPREFLEPARAEEEILTLEAKEKEHIAKVLNFYDNNRSLAAEALGICRKTLYRKIRQYNLF, encoded by the coding sequence GTGAATAGCGCCTACAGCGTCCTTGTGGTCGACGACGAACCCTCCATCGGCAAGCTCCTGCTCAAGGAACTGACCACCCCGGCCCGGGCCGTCCATGTGGCCGCCTCGGCCCGGGAAGCCCGGGAACTCCTGGCCAAGAACGAATATGAGGTGGCCGTCCTCGACATCCGCCTGCCCGACGCCAACGGCCTGGACCTCATGGTCGAATTGCGCCAGCGCCAGGAGGATCTCGAAACCATTCTCATCACCGGCCACGGGGCCATCGACACCGCCGTGGAGGCCATGAAGCTCGGGGCCTTTGACTACGTCACCAAGCCCTTCAACCTGGCCGAGCTGGAACTCTTGATCGAACGCGCCTACCAGCGCACCTATCTGCGCCGCGAAAACCGCCGGTTGCGCCACTTCCAGGGCCAGACCCCGCCGGTGCAGCTGGTCGGCAACTCGCCAGCCATCAAGCAGGTGCGCTACCTCATCGAAAAAGTCGCCCCCACCGAAGTGCCGGTGCTGATTACCGGCGAATCCGGGGCCGGCAAGGAGGTGGCCGCCCACCTCATCCAGACCCTGTCAAAGCGCGCCGACAAACCCTTTTTCATCAAGAACTGCGCCACTCTGCAAAAGGAGCTGGCCCGAAGCGAACTCTTCGGGCATCTGCGCGGTTCGTTCACCGGCGCGGTGGAAAACAGCGAGGGCTTCATGGCCTTCGCCAACAAGGGGACGCTGTTTCTTGACGAGATCGGCGAGCTGCCCATCGAGGTCCAGGCGGCGCTGTTGCGCGTGCTGGAAAACAAGACCTACCGTCGGGTCGGCGAGAAAGAAGAACGCCGGGTGGACATCCGGCTGATTTTCGCCACCAACCGGGAGCTGGTCAGGGAAGTGGCCGAGGGCAGGTTCCACGAGGCCCTGTTTCACCGCATCAACGTTTTTAACATCGAGATGCCGTCCCTGCGCGAACGCCGCGAGGACATTCCGCTTTTGGTGGAATTTTTCCTCTCCCGCCTCACGGCCGGCCAGGCCCCGTTCCGCATCTCTGACCGGGCCATGAAGTGCCTGACCAGCTACGACTGGCCGGGCAACGTGCGCGAGCTGCGCAACGTCATGGAGCGCTCCATCATCCTGTCGGAAAACAGCCTCATCACCGAACACGCTCTGCCGCGCGAATTCCTGGAGCCGGCCCGGGCCGAGGAAGAAATCCTGACCCTGGAGGCCAAGGAGAAGGAGCACATCGCCAAGGTGCTCAACTTCTACGACAACAACCGGTCGCTGGCGGCCGAGGCCCTGGGCATCTGCCGCAAGACGCTCTATCGCAAGATTCGGCAGTATAATCTCTTCTAG
- a CDS encoding valine--tRNA ligase — protein MTSEALSKGYEPADVEAKWIAYWQDEKTFTPDPDGPGEPYSIVIPPPNVTGALHMGHALNITIQDILCRYHRQLGRKVLWVPGTDHAGIATQNVVERSLAAAGTSREELGREAFIERVWKWREEYGGKILNQISRLGASVDWSRERFTMDEGLSKAVREVFVRLYEDGLIYQGDYIINWCPRCHTALADLEVEYAPHIGKLYHIRYPVEGTDQFVTVATTRPETLLGDTAVAVHPEDERYKDVVGKFAILPLVGRRIPIIADAYVEREFGTGCLKVTPAHDMNDFELGRKHGLDVIAVQDAAGRINENAPEKYRGLDRLAARKAVVEDLKELTLLDDIRDYEHNVGECYRCRTVIEPFVSKQWFVKTGPLAKVARKAVEDGRTIILPDQWTKTYYDWLDNIRDWCVSRQIWWGHRIPAWTCDSCGELIVSRETPTACPACGGSRLTQDPDVLDTWFSSALWPFTTMGWPDQTKELATFYPTSVLSTAFDILFFWVARMMMMGLHFMDEVPFRHVYIHALVRDAEGRKMSKSLGNGIDPLAMMERYGTDALRFTLAAFAAMGRDIKLAEERIEGYRHFINKLWNAARFALMHVADGAPEMELSQAAKAGLCHAMILSRLERLKGTVSRAIEGYQFNEAAQELYGFFWREFCDWYLEMAKVDLGGEDEFKKGAAKRVLLTVLSETLTLMHPIVPFVTQEIWSKLPGMAEPNLAKVPYPPLRTELISDEAEAAMELLRSVVVGVRNIRAELNINPGVKLTALVHAEDAAQAASLTANAAMISFLAKLERFEAGPDVAAPKASASAACGSCALFVPLSGAVDFDVEFLRLSKEEVKTVKELTVVEKKLGNEDFVSRAPAEVVAKEREKQDALSERLARLRELKDRIRKLMAE, from the coding sequence ATGACCAGCGAGGCCCTTTCCAAGGGATATGAGCCGGCCGACGTCGAGGCGAAATGGATCGCCTACTGGCAGGACGAAAAGACCTTCACTCCGGACCCCGACGGCCCGGGCGAACCCTATTCCATCGTCATCCCGCCGCCCAACGTCACCGGCGCCCTGCACATGGGCCATGCCCTCAACATCACCATTCAGGACATCCTGTGCCGTTACCACCGCCAGCTCGGCCGCAAGGTGCTGTGGGTGCCGGGCACGGACCATGCCGGCATCGCGACGCAAAACGTGGTGGAGCGGTCCCTGGCCGCCGCCGGAACCTCCCGCGAGGAACTCGGCCGCGAGGCCTTCATTGAGCGCGTCTGGAAATGGCGCGAGGAGTACGGCGGCAAGATCCTCAACCAGATCAGCCGCCTGGGCGCGTCCGTGGACTGGAGCCGGGAACGCTTCACCATGGACGAGGGACTGTCCAAGGCCGTGCGCGAAGTGTTCGTGCGTCTTTATGAAGACGGGCTGATCTATCAGGGCGACTACATCATCAACTGGTGCCCGCGCTGCCACACCGCCCTGGCCGATCTGGAAGTGGAATACGCCCCGCACATCGGCAAGCTCTACCACATCCGTTACCCGGTGGAAGGCACGGACCAGTTCGTCACCGTGGCCACCACCCGCCCCGAGACGCTCCTTGGCGACACGGCCGTGGCCGTGCACCCCGAGGACGAGCGCTACAAGGACGTGGTCGGCAAGTTCGCCATCCTGCCCCTGGTCGGTCGCCGCATCCCCATCATCGCCGACGCCTACGTCGAGCGCGAATTCGGCACGGGCTGCCTCAAGGTCACCCCGGCCCACGACATGAACGACTTCGAGCTGGGCCGCAAACACGGGCTGGACGTCATCGCCGTCCAGGACGCGGCCGGGCGCATCAACGAGAACGCTCCCGAGAAGTACCGGGGCCTGGACCGGCTGGCCGCCCGCAAGGCCGTGGTCGAGGACCTCAAGGAACTGACGCTGCTCGACGATATCCGCGACTACGAGCACAACGTGGGCGAGTGCTACCGCTGCCGCACGGTCATCGAGCCCTTCGTGTCCAAGCAGTGGTTCGTCAAGACCGGCCCCCTGGCCAAGGTGGCGCGCAAGGCCGTGGAAGACGGCCGCACCATCATCCTGCCCGACCAGTGGACCAAGACCTATTACGACTGGCTCGACAACATCCGCGACTGGTGCGTGTCGCGCCAGATCTGGTGGGGGCATCGCATCCCGGCCTGGACCTGCGATTCCTGCGGCGAACTCATCGTCTCCCGCGAGACGCCCACCGCCTGCCCGGCCTGCGGCGGCTCGCGCCTGACCCAAGACCCCGACGTCCTGGACACCTGGTTCTCCTCGGCGCTATGGCCCTTTACCACCATGGGCTGGCCCGATCAGACCAAGGAACTGGCCACGTTTTACCCCACCTCGGTATTAAGCACCGCTTTCGACATCCTCTTTTTCTGGGTGGCCCGCATGATGATGATGGGCCTGCATTTCATGGACGAAGTGCCGTTTAGGCACGTCTACATCCACGCCCTGGTGCGCGACGCCGAGGGCCGCAAGATGAGCAAGTCGCTGGGCAACGGCATTGATCCCCTGGCCATGATGGAGCGCTACGGCACCGACGCCCTGCGCTTCACCCTGGCCGCCTTCGCCGCCATGGGCCGCGACATCAAGCTGGCCGAGGAGCGCATCGAAGGCTACCGCCACTTCATCAACAAGCTGTGGAACGCGGCCCGGTTCGCGCTGATGCACGTGGCCGACGGCGCGCCGGAGATGGAGTTGTCCCAGGCGGCCAAGGCCGGGCTGTGCCACGCCATGATCCTCTCGCGCCTGGAGCGCCTCAAAGGCACGGTGTCCCGGGCCATCGAGGGCTACCAGTTCAATGAGGCGGCCCAGGAGCTGTACGGCTTTTTCTGGCGCGAATTCTGCGACTGGTACCTGGAAATGGCCAAGGTGGACCTGGGCGGCGAGGACGAGTTCAAGAAGGGCGCGGCCAAGCGCGTGCTTTTGACCGTACTGTCCGAGACGCTCACCCTCATGCACCCCATCGTGCCCTTCGTTACCCAGGAGATCTGGAGCAAGCTGCCGGGCATGGCCGAACCCAACCTGGCCAAGGTTCCCTATCCGCCGCTGCGCACCGAACTCATCAGCGACGAGGCCGAGGCGGCCATGGAGCTGCTGCGCTCGGTGGTGGTCGGGGTGCGCAACATCCGGGCCGAGCTCAACATCAACCCGGGCGTGAAGCTCACCGCCCTGGTCCATGCCGAGGATGCCGCCCAGGCCGCCTCGCTGACGGCCAACGCGGCCATGATCAGCTTCCTGGCCAAGCTGGAACGCTTCGAGGCCGGCCCGGACGTGGCCGCGCCCAAGGCCTCGGCCTCGGCCGCCTGCGGCTCGTGCGCGCTTTTCGTGCCGCTTTCCGGCGCGGTGGACTTCGATGTGGAGTTCCTGCGCCTGTCCAAGGAAGAAGTGAAGACGGT
- a CDS encoding two-component system sensor histidine kinase NtrB produces MMSAAAGEDEKSWDASQKAPQRLRLDRLVPGPARTLPLRRLTLDVLRDGRESFMTPSRLRTPLPRRSPEPMAADVLPHPPSLEDLIGIEHSKLGFYQELRQKVEELQDAHQESELRRQEIAAILDGITDVMMVLTKDLRIISVNHVFHELFDVPRPEGQHCYKLFRASASPCPECPAHRSFRSNAVCRCMGTFKIHGVSRRFEMVASPIHNPDSPESRILIFKRDVTLENEYQAKYYQAEKMATIGMLAAGVAHEINNPLTAVYGLAEGIRRRLPAIRQAVDDDLYGDVAEYTETILMECRRCRDIVRSMLSFSRPHTLAFSPVCLNEVVTDTLNILKSRLEDRAAAGLRLTVNLHQGLPTVPGDEAQLKQVLLNILVNSMDAIEGEGEITITTHPENDNTVNLSVEDTGRGIPPDNMDKLFNPFFTTKPVGQGLGIGLSTCYSIVREHHGVIEVASEVGIGTHFTVKLPLDSGHPSE; encoded by the coding sequence ATGATGTCCGCGGCCGCCGGTGAGGATGAAAAATCCTGGGACGCATCGCAAAAGGCTCCCCAGCGCCTGCGATTGGACCGGCTTGTGCCCGGTCCGGCGCGCACTTTGCCGCTGCGGCGGCTGACCCTGGACGTGCTCCGCGACGGGCGGGAATCTTTCATGACGCCATCGCGCTTGCGCACGCCCCTGCCCAGACGGTCCCCGGAACCCATGGCCGCCGACGTCCTGCCCCATCCGCCAAGCCTTGAGGACCTCATAGGCATCGAGCACAGCAAGCTCGGGTTCTATCAGGAACTGCGCCAGAAGGTCGAAGAGCTCCAGGACGCCCACCAGGAATCGGAACTGCGCCGCCAGGAGATCGCCGCCATCCTCGACGGCATCACCGACGTCATGATGGTGCTCACCAAGGACCTGCGCATCATCTCCGTCAACCACGTTTTCCACGAACTTTTCGACGTGCCGCGTCCCGAGGGCCAGCACTGCTACAAGCTGTTTCGGGCCTCGGCCTCGCCCTGCCCGGAATGCCCGGCCCATCGTTCCTTTCGCTCCAACGCCGTGTGCCGCTGCATGGGCACGTTCAAGATCCACGGCGTCAGCCGGCGCTTCGAGATGGTGGCCTCGCCCATCCACAATCCCGACAGCCCGGAATCGCGCATCCTCATCTTCAAGCGCGACGTCACCCTGGAAAATGAATACCAGGCCAAGTATTATCAGGCCGAAAAAATGGCCACCATTGGCATGTTGGCCGCCGGCGTGGCCCATGAGATCAACAATCCCCTCACCGCCGTCTACGGCCTGGCCGAGGGCATCCGCCGCCGCCTGCCGGCCATCCGCCAGGCCGTGGACGACGACCTCTACGGCGACGTGGCCGAATACACCGAAACCATCCTCATGGAGTGCCGTCGCTGCCGCGACATCGTGCGCTCCATGCTGTCCTTTTCCCGGCCCCACACCCTGGCCTTTTCGCCGGTGTGCTTAAACGAAGTCGTCACCGATACGTTGAACATCCTCAAAAGCCGGCTGGAGGATCGGGCCGCCGCCGGACTTCGCCTCACCGTCAACCTGCACCAGGGGCTGCCCACGGTCCCGGGCGACGAGGCCCAGCTCAAGCAGGTGCTCCTCAATATCCTGGTCAATTCCATGGACGCCATCGAGGGCGAAGGTGAGATCACCATCACCACCCATCCCGAGAACGACAACACCGTGAACCTCTCGGTGGAGGACACCGGCCGGGGCATCCCGCCGGACAACATGGACAAGCTCTTCAATCCCTTTTTCACCACCAAGCCCGTGGGCCAGGGCCTGGGCATCGGCCTTTCCACTTGCTACAGCATCGTGCGCGAACACCACGGGGTCATCGAGGTGGCCAGCGAAGTGGGCATCGGCACGCATTTTACCGTGAAACTTCCCCTCGACAGCGGGCATCCCAGTGAATAG
- a CDS encoding ferritin-like domain-containing protein, translating to MARFFSASDIVGTAIEIERRGRNVYSKAAAAATNPDVKSFLEFFAGEEARHQAIFEAMAGRIAKIEVPAGSDEEEYMDYVQALLDSHALFCGGAPEKDLANASDAIAAIELAARFEKDTILYFREMMDLLPPAESGIVKQCLDEERGHLRQLTKMLATLRRSA from the coding sequence ATGGCTCGTTTTTTCAGCGCCAGCGACATTGTCGGCACGGCCATCGAGATCGAGCGCCGGGGCCGCAACGTTTACAGCAAGGCGGCGGCTGCCGCCACGAATCCCGACGTCAAAAGCTTCCTGGAGTTCTTTGCCGGCGAGGAAGCCCGCCACCAGGCAATTTTTGAGGCCATGGCCGGGCGCATCGCCAAGATCGAGGTGCCGGCCGGCAGCGATGAGGAAGAGTACATGGACTATGTCCAGGCCCTGCTCGACTCCCACGCGCTTTTCTGCGGCGGAGCCCCCGAAAAGGATCTGGCCAACGCTTCCGATGCCATTGCCGCCATTGAGCTGGCCGCCCGCTTCGAAAAAGACACCATCCTCTACTTCCGGGAGATGATGGACCTGTTGCCGCCGGCCGAGTCCGGCATCGTCAAGCAGTGTCTGGACGAGGAGCGCGGCCACCTGCGCCAGTTGACCAAGATGCTGGCGACCCTTCGTCGCAGCGCCTAA